Genomic window (Grus americana isolate bGruAme1 chromosome 10, bGruAme1.mat, whole genome shotgun sequence):
AACATTGGCTGGTCAAAATTAGACTAGTTAATTCCAGAGAATTGTTTCATCTCAGCTCAACAGCAATAATGAATCTTTTTTTACAAGATGAATTGGTGAACAGCCAACTTCCTCCGGGGCAATTCCTGTGTAGTGTTGATCCCGCTGGAATTtaccttggggaaaaaaaaaaaaaaaaaagaagaaaaaaaaagaaaagaaaaaagaaaaggtttaaaACTATCAAATGCTACTATTCATAACAACATGTTATTTAGCTCAGCCATTTACTGACAGCGTACAGATGGAGCCAAGTCTTTTACAAAAAAACGCTCACACAACACTTTTCTCCTAAGCCAGCCACAGCCCAAAAGAAATATTAGGTGCACACAAGCACGTTATTATCTTCGCAGAAGCCAAGAAGCACGATGGGCGCTCGCCGAATGCAGagctgcctttaaaaattaatacgATCTTGGCCTCtgtctcagaaataaaaagggtCTGCCCCCGAACGCCGTGTTCGCAGTGGGCGCGATGCTCgcggctgcagagctgtgccccTTGGTCAGGGCTTGAGATCCCCAAATTTGCAGGATTGGtccctggaggggggggggatgcggggCTGGGCTGGTCGGAGTGGCTGAGTGCTTGGAAGGTATTGatcagaaaagagcaaaatctcATTAAAGCACTGCGGCACCACCctttgggggggcgggggggccgtggggcagCAGTGctttaatgagatttttgaGACTTTTCATGCTTTAATAAGACTTTTCACGTACTTTAGGGCCAGGAGAGCACGCAGCAGCCGCCTCACTCAAGGTGTTTGCAGCAGAGGCGGTGGCACATCACCCGGCACCGTGTCCCCTTTCGTTTCCTCCTcgcaggggacaggcagggtaCCGAACGGCCGTGACCGAGGCTGGCGGCTCACCTCCGCCGATTCTGCGCCGCGCTGCCGACAGGTCGGCGGGTCCGGAGGTGGTTTGGAGAGGAAGCGAACGGAGCAGCTGGGCGATCGGAAGAGCAGAGCTTCCTCCTTGGGTGCTCGCACCAACACCTGGCACCTGTGCACCCtcggcagggctgggagggagcagagcatcCCACCCCAGCCCACTGTCTGCATCCCCCAGACGGGAAACACTGGCTGGGAAAGGCCACAGTTTTCCATGTCAATAATATCCCTTTCCTAGAGCCGCAGAGGCTCTTGGAGCTACAGAGTCTCCAGTTGAAGCCCACCCTTCGGGTGCTGCGTATGCGCCAGCGCGGAGGAGCCTGGCCGGTTGCAGCGGGGTGTAGCTGCATCAAGGGCTTTGCAAACGTCCCAGGTCAGCGTTGAGATGTCACCATCATCGACAGCCCCATGGGCCTGGGCTGTGCCCCGGCGGGGACCCTGCTCCCTTCTCCTGccgctgccccccagccccgtgccaggAGCAGCCAAGGTGAGGGCGggcgcaggcagagcagggtgggcgcaggcagagcagggtgggcatgggcagagcagggtgggcatgggcagagcagggcgggtgcaggcagagcagggtgggcgcaggcagagcagggtgggcgcaggcagagcagggtgggcatgggcagagcagggcgggcgcaggcagagcagggtgggcgcaggcagagcagggtgggcatgggcagagcagggtgggcgcaggcagagcagggcagagcagggtgggtgcaggcagagcagggccagGCGCCTTTCCCGGGGCTCCAGGTGCCCGTGGCACCGCAGAAGGGATAGGCCGGCAGCCGCAGCCGCCCGGCGCAGCGAGGGGTTGGCTGGCAGGGGTGAGCCCTCTCCGGGAGAGGCTCTGGGCGATGCCTCCTGCCCTGGGCGGTGTGTGTCAACCCGTGCTAATGATTTTTTCAGTGGGCAAAAGCtctgcaggggttttttttttttgctgttgtggtgtttcatttttttgtgttgggtttgttgtttgtttttttttttaagagggatTAAGCCAAATTAGTTTTTAtctgtttctgcagttttccactGGGATTCAGTGAAGCACCAGTGCCTGAGAACAGAAAAACGATAAACATCTAAACGCAGACACTCTGAGTACTGTTTTATCTCTGCCATTTGAAGTGATGACACCCTTCAACCAGATAAACAAAGCAACGAGGAGGGGCATGTTGTTAGATGGAGTGTGTAACGAACAGAATACTCCCTGCCACATTACAGACAATGGTAATGCACAATCATTCATTATAACTcaattacagtaattaaaactGGTGGGATGCAGAGGCAGAACAGACGAAGGGAGTAGTGCCAACAGAATTTACACTCCGTGTCATCAGCTAGCGATAACAACAGCTGATGGTGTCCCGGAGCCTCCTCCCGCCATCTGTTCCGAGAGCCGGCGACGAGGGATGGCATTAGGTGCCGCAGCAACCGAGCGGATGGTGGATGAAAAGGGGGTAGGAAAGGGGTCCTggcccccccccggcacggcGCCTGGCCCAGCTGCTGCCGTGGGTGCCGTGCTGCAGGGAGGTGCTGCCCCGTGCACCCCGCAGGGTGAGCCGCCCCGTGGCACCGGGCACAGAGCCCGGGAAAACAACGGGGGAAGGGGGCACCCCGTTATCCCCGCTCCCCGCAGTGCAAACTGCACAGCTGCCTGCACGGGGATCCCAGCCTGCAGCGCTCTGCTTCGCTCCCGGGgtgggcacggcacggcacggcacggcacagcacggcacagcacggcacggcacagtatggcatggcacggcacggcacggctctGCTACACCTGCAGCGTTGCCTGGTGCTGCTGTTTAGGGACGAGAGACACAGCACGGGAAAAGCTGCTTGGCCAGgaaggctgcccagggcaggagtTCCCGGGGGCACCATCCCCCTTCTCCGCCTGCTCGGGGCAGGGGACACACGTGGGGCAGGGGACATGAGTGGGGCAGGGGACACGCGTGGGGCAGGGGACACACGTGCACCCCACCAGCTGTGCAGGGACCCCGAGGCAGCTCTGCCAAAGCCCTCGGGACAGGGGATGCGTTGGGGCGACCGGCACAGCGGCAGCGTGAGCGGCCCCCCCTGCGCCCCGTCCGTTCGGTTAGCTGGTTATTTCACGGCAGGCTAACACCCTCCGCCTCAGCACCCGGACCTACACGCTGCAATTTGATAATTATGGGTTACTCAAAGCACAGTTTGGGCTGACTGCCGCCCCGGAGAGCcgggctgggaaggggcagcagtgcccagccccggggcagctgCGGGAGCAGTGACTgcacccagctgcagcaccctcCCGGTGCAACCTCCGTCCTCACCTGCAAGGGCTCCGGGATCGGGAAACCAGCCGGGAGCAATGTTGGGGTGCAACCAAAAGTGTAACAGCTCGGTTCTGGTGCTCAGCGCCTGCTGGGATCGAATACCTTGCACGTCTCCGTGGGAGCCCTCCCTTGCAGGAACGTGATGCTCACGGAAGGAAATCGCTACTGAAAAGCGGGTAATGCAACCCAAAAGGTGCCGTTTGCCGGGCGTGCCGGGCCGTGGCCCACGTGCAGCGCGGCGCAGCCTCGGGCTGGGCGAGCACCGGCACCGGGTGAATCCTGGTGCCCCACCGCAACTCCCACCCGATTGCCCGCTGACGTGCGAGGCCTCTGCCTTCGCACCCCGGTGTGTCACGGAGCGTCGGCCGAGGCTGAACTAaaaccatgttaaaaaaaaaaaaaagcccttatgaatatataataaaaaaaaaattagtgtgtGGGGCTTTAATTATAAAGTACGGGCGTTCGGCGCCTGGCTGATAGCATAGATGGGAATCGGAGAGACTGCGCACGGCTTTAACACCTCCTCCGTCAGCACTTTCGGAAAGGTCGTAGTCAAACCAAATTAATTGCAAAGGGCAACAGTTTGCCGGGAACTGTtgaaagcagaagctgcagcGATCGGGTGCCCGAaggggcagcgccggggggtGCCAGGGGGGATCCGGGCCTCGCCGAACCCTTCCGCTCCCCTGCACCGGGCTCTCCGAAATCTTACAACAAAGGATTTCTtgcaatttttatcttttaatggTCCCCTGTGTAAGCCCCTCATTCCATCCAGcttaaaatcagatttaaatgCACTCATAACCATTTACTGCTGTACATTATCGGAAACCCAAGCAGTTAGAGTGCTgctcctgctttttatttctccctcGCAGCAGGCTCTGTCATGTTCAATACATCACGGGGAAGCCCCCGTAGGACGGTACATATGTCCTAGTTCAAGGAAAGTGCTTTGTCTGTCGAGGCACCCGGGCTGAGAGCGCAGGAACGCGGGTGCTCGCGTCCCGTGGTCCCCGAGCCCCGGCGAGCATCCCGCCTCGCTGGccgtgccccccgccccgggctgcGGGGTCCCCTACTCCCAGCCCTTTCTCCGCATCCCTAAATCCTCGCTGCAGGCTTGCGGCAGCAGAAACCCCGCGGCTGGGCGATGCCTTCAGGAAATCGAGGGAAACGATGGGGTGCAGCGTGCTTGCTCGCCCTGAGAGGAGACGGGGGGACGTCCAAGGCAGGAGCTGGTCCCTCGCAGTGCAGCCCGGGCGGGAGGGCACggccgcagcccccgcagcGCGGGAAGGGGAGATgcggagggctgggggctgcagtcGGCCGCTCCCATCCGTCCCGCGCTCGGTTCTGCCTCCAGCCGACCTCCGCCGTCATCTGCGGCAGCAAGGGGTGTCCTGTGCCCCCGGCCCCTCGCTTGCTTTTATTAACAACTCAGGGCAGGGTGTCAGAGAGCAAATGGTTTATAGacactttgctttcatttgagCTTCGTTACAGTtaccttttattctttttgctttttttcttttttttttttctcccttttttacaAAAACCAGTTGTAGTTATTAACAGCTGTACATATTCTGCTATATACTTTGGTGTAAAGTTGAGACGTCTGACTCAGTAACCCTCCACCAGCTCCGGTACATGCagttattttggtttattttcttggagtttggttgttggtttttttttttttggaggaaaacaaagcacCAACCACGCAGGACGTGAGTTGGAGGTGGCCTTACCCTGGGGGTCAGTTCAAAGCCCCCCAGCCCTTTCCAACGCACCCCCCATCAACGCAAAGGGGGGGATGCTCCAAGCGCCGCGGGGTCAGACGCTGCGCCCAGGtcttggggtgcagggggaaggggcagagctgcccccgcACAGATCCGCACCTGGATCCAAACCCCAAAACGCACCCGGGGCAGCGCTGAACCCCGGAGCAGGCCCCGGCGCGGGCCCGGTGGCACCGGGGGCACAGTCACAGTCCTTTTTCTGAGCCAAACCACAGAGCTCGCTGCTTCTGCCGTCGCTGGGTCATTAGCGCACGAGGTCGGTCCCAGCTCCTGGGCACGCAGCGAAGCCACGCAGGGCGGACACCGCTTGCCCGGCCCATTCCccttatttctcttttgaacAGAAAAGGGCAAAAATCTCAAAAACTCTCTTActttgatgggaaaaaaattaaatcattgcCCATGAGATCTCCTTCAAAGCCCCAATTCGTCTCTCCTCGCCCCAGCGCGGCCGCTCGGAGGGATGCGATGCCGACCACGCGCCCCAGAACAGCCGGGTACCAACCGCCTCCGCTCCACCCTTCTCTCCCCCGTCTGTACTATCCACCTCTGTAAACCAGGCAGTTCTCACCTGAACCCTAAGCATTattaattgttattatttttgacCAGATTAAAAtcagaacttaaaaaataatccataaaAATGTCGTATAAAAATTCTCTCCCATATGCTACAATACAGGGTGAGCGCTTCTGCTAcacaaatacttttatttcccattatgtctttttttttttttttaaccctttagTACAAAACGCTGAAACGCAGGCCTGTGCGGGGAGGGGTTTGCTTCATCGGAACCTATATACCAGAAGACACAAGACCATATAGCCCACAGGACCCTACCAAagccagccccttccccccaccacacacaaacCCTACTTGTTAgtaaactttgcttttaaaaaaactgtattttaaaggtTATCAATTCTAATTCTTTACTTTCATTTGAATACAAAACACATAAGTTGCTATTATCTTTCGTGGCTCCCTGAGCTGAATTTACTATGCTTTCTTTGAAATCACTCCTCATTGCTTCTGTCCGAAGACCAAGAAGGGCTTGCGCAGACGATCCCGCAGCGTGGGCTTCCCCTTTTCTTCAAACATAcgagcacaaaaaaaaaaaaaaaatccatatataaaaaaaggtgATTGTGTTGCTGATGTCCCGTCAGTAGCTGAGGATCCGACCGAGTCCCCCGCGGTCCCAGCAGCGTCCCACCATCACTAACACACCGAACAATGCACGGGTACGACAGTAGGAACAACTTTCACCAGTGGACATCTTTGCTCAGCCTGGTTACGCGCTGCACGGCAAAGTCACGTCCCAGCGGacgctttggggggggggggtaaggaacaaaaaaaaaaaaaaaaaaaaaaaattgccaccACCAAAACCATCAGTGGAATACAATTACAGCAGACGAAAAATACACAACTAGTGTACCGGGAGGGGTCCCCCACCCTTCCAATGCTATTTACTAGTCcgttatttacatttttcacaagTCTTATGCAggatgcacaaaaaaaaaaagtcacaataaaaaataagtCCTTTATAGTGCCACCAAAGCGTAGACGGAAAGaaccagaaaaccaaaaaaaaaaaaaaaatccaaaataaaacccaaaaccctaaaaccaaacaaaaattcGTTTAGGGCTTCAATGTGTGCCATATTTGCAGACCTCCAAATAAATCCGTGTGTGTTGTACGCCGGGCCCTTGAGGCAGAGCCCCGCCGGAGCGTGCCGGTCCGTGGCCGAGCCCTGGGGGCCACCCCGCGGcagcccccccgagcccccggCTGCTCCACGCCGGCCACCCGAGTCCTGCCACTGCCGGTGCTGGGAGTTGCCAGCCCTGCCATAAAATCCGCGGTTAGTAGATGACCTCATAGACTGTGGCCTTCTTGTCACCAGAGCCCGTGACGATGTACTTGTCATCCGCTGAAATGTCGCAACTCAAGACGGACGAGGATTCCTTGGACTGGAAAAGgagccgggggtgggggggggggaggaaagaaaaaccatcACTTTGGTTTCCCGACGAGGCTGCCGCAGCCGCCTTTCACCGAGCGGCATCCGTGCCGGTGGCATCCCCCTATCCCACACGCTGGGTAGCGATCCGGCCACCCCAAAAggatttcccccctccccagggctggcagcccccTGAGATGATGCCGAGAGGGGGTCCGGGTGCAGCCcaccccccggccctgcccaaGAGGCAGCCTCCCACCTGGAAGATGCTCGCTCCGTAGGGCGTCCTCCAGGCGTTGAGCAGGTTGTCTTTTCCAGTACTCACAAACCATTTACCTGTGCCAGGAAAGACGGTGTCAGCAGCCGAAAGCTGCCGCTgctgaccccccccaccccgtggcTGGCAGCACCGAAGCCCCCGGCCAGGCCCTGCGACCGTCCTCTCCCGGCCCCCCGGAGACTTCTGGCTGTTTACCCTCAGAAATGggagattttggagaaattGGAAAATCTGGAGATTTTCCAGAGACGTtggccccagcccctctcccgaCGGGACGCGCCCCAGGCTGCACAGCGCTCGCACACGGTGTTCACCTCCCGCCACGCGACGCGGCAGAGCAGGAGGACCGGTCACAGGGATAATCCTCATCTCCACCATCCGTGGGACAGATCCTGCCGGAAGCCTTCgtgctcagccccccccccccccgcgcatCCCTCCTCGACGCGGTCCTCGTGCGCATCGCCAGCTCCCACCGGAGGAGCCGGGGGAGCCAAGTTCAGGGTCGGAGCCGCTTACCGCAGTAGGCGAACTTGAGGGAGAGGACGCAGCTCTCGTGGAGGTGCAGCTGGTACTTGTCGGGCTTCGTGTGGTGCAGCACTTCCACGTTGCTGCTCTCCATGCCCACCGCGAGCCACTCGCCCGTCGGGCAGTACCCCAGCGAGaagatctgggggggggggggggggggaaacaggAGCGCTCAGGGGGGGTTTGCACccgccagctctgcctgcagccccctgcccgcACAGCACCCGTCACCTCCGTGTCCCCGGCAGTTCCCCAGGGCGGGCACGAGCGGAGCCGGGGGTGATTTCCATAACGCAATGGCTTTGCCCGCAGCGCTGGCAGGCCAGCaattcagaagagaaacagcCCGACAGGTGGGGAAGGACGCAGCCCGGTCCTCTTAGATCACCGAGCGTCCCCAGCCGCTGAAACGCGGGCGCAGCAAAGCCAGGAGCTGGCGGACGGCGTCTGCTCCTGCGGCACGGCCGAGGGGGCTGCGCCTCCTGCCCTGGCCGAGGCACCCCGGCTGCAACGCAGCCTCTTCCAGGGAAAGCACGTCTGCCTTTGGACAGAAAGTACCTTCCTGGCATTCTCCAGGAGAGGAAAACTTGGCGTGGAAGGCAGCAAGACTAAATAAACTCTAAGGAAACCGCGGTGGCACGGCTTCTGGATGCCCGGCTCCGTGATGGCGAGCGCTAATGCAGCGGAAAGTCCCGACCACCAGCGCCGTGGGGTCAGCAGCCGGGATGGAGCAGAGCCCTCGGCCACGCTGCTGCCTTTCCGGACTCTGATCGCACAACTCCAGTTTCAGCAGCGGTGGAGGCTGCtgggcagccctgaggaggTGCGGCAGGGTTTGGAGAGCGGCGGCTGCGCGAGATCTGCCAACGCCGGGCGGCTCCAGCCCCGCGAGACTGCTGCGCTTGCTAAGAGGACACAaggtcccagctctgccccttcGAACAAGGGCTCTGGGGGGGTCTGCAGGAGGCAGCGGGTGGCTGAGCCCTGCAGCCATCCCACCTGCGGGGCACCCAGAGCCAGCCTGTAACGCCCACGGGCATCCCGAGGGAAACGCTGCTTGCTTAACGCAGCCTAGTCTTGCAGCGGATGAAAAAGCGACGAAAGACGACCTGAAACAAGAGCCAGGGAGCCCCCGCAGCTCTTACTGCCTGGAACACTCCTGCGTTACACCTGAAGCACTGGGGACAGCCGTGCCGGGCGTTTTCCCAGCAGGAAGAGCCCACGGCCACGCACGAGCCGGCGGGACAAACCCCTGCACGGGGTCTCCGCGAGGAGCTGCGCAACGAGGCCAGGACGTTCCTCCCTCCCGGGGCCGAGGGCACCCCGTGCTCACCTGGGAGGTAAAGtcgtgctgctggagctgccgcCCTTCCCGCAGGTCCCAGGAGCGCACGGTGTTATCCAGACCCCCCGTCCACAACTTCGTACCGTCGTGCGAGATATCTATGCAGCTGGCACCGTCTGTGTGGCCTTGGAATTGCCTTTAAACAACAAAGCATAATGCAAAATCTTTAAGGGGAGCACTAGCGAAAAGCACGTAGGTCATTTCAAGCCGCATTTACGAGGCTTCCCCACACCAAGCACGCCTGCAAACCCAGCCAGGGAGCACCCTCCACCGAGGCACACCAGCCCGGCCGAGCCTGCTGGGCTCCTTACAGGCAAAGCATCACCACGGCGCTCTGGTCACCATCCCCAAGGTCCTCCCACCCAAACGTGGCCAGAAAGACCCCAATCATGGAGAAGAGCAACCCCCGGCGCTCCCAGCCCTGTGCGGCAGCGGCTCGCTCACCTGACGAGCGTCTGGTTGTGCAGGTCCCAGACGGCGATGTTGCCGTcgctgcagcaggagaagcagacTTTGGCGTCGGGGCTGATGGCCAGGGCGTAGCAGGCGGGGGCGGAGGAGGTCAGCTCGGCCTTGATGCGCGGCGTGGGGGAAGCCAGGTCCCAGATGGTGAGCGTGCTCGCCTCCCCTCCCACGATCAGCGTGCGGCCGTCGGGAAGGAGTTTGCAGGAGCGGATGTAGTTATCTCTGTTCTGGAGGGGACAGAGACGTTAGCGGGAGGGCAGAGAATGATTCGCCGTGGTGGAGGTGGGGGAAAGCAGGGGAGATACATGCTTGGGGACCAGGAGTAATCCGCTGCGGCTCGCTCACGCATCAGGACGCTCCAGCTCCCGCGCGAGGCAGTGCTGCCCCGAGCCCCCTTACCAGGCAGTCCAGCTGGGAGATGGGGCTCTTGCTGCCCGGCTGGCTGATATCCCAGATCTTCACGCACCCCTTGCCCCCGGTGTAGACGTGCCTGGTGGGGTTGCTGATGGTGACGGCGCACACCACCTCCCCATGGCTCAGCGTGTTGATCTGCCGGGCGTGCCGCGGGATGCCGGGACCCGCCAGGGCGTCGTGGGGAAAGGGGACCGGCTGCATCTGCCCGTCGGCGCTCACGTGGAAGGAGTAGGCTCTGCCGGAGGAGGGCAAacggggggctcagccccggaGGCAGGGGTTTGCTGCAAACCCAGCCTAAGGGGGGGGCGGGTGGCATTGCAACCCGGCTGCCGGGTCGTGCCTTGCTGGGGGCCGGAGACCACCGCTGCTCTCCGGGGGCTCGGTGGGACCCAGCCCCGGGTGAAGCCCCACGCTCACCTCCACCCCGGACACACTCATCCCCACCCGGTGCAGAAAAAGACCAAGAGGGGCTTACGGCTTCCCTCCGGGGATGGACGCCAGGCTCGAGGGCAGGCCGGGGGCTCTCATGGGCGGGTGCGGGTCGAAACCAACCTGCCAAGAGACACACGCGCGGGTAAGGCCAGGCACGGGCTGGGCACACAAGCAAACAGCTTCCCATCCGCACGCCTGGGCAGGTGTGGGGGCACTCGGCAGctccctcttctctttgctgctCAATAGCTAACGCTAAtcgttatttttttttttccctagcagaaaggggaagggctggggaaTTACCCAAAGGTTTCTGGTCTGGAAGGACCAGCGTGGGACACGCTCACCCTCCCCGTGCTGCTCCCGAGGCCCCAGGGACAGGAGCAGCTAAGCCATGCCCAGCACTCCAGCTGCAGAAACCCCCGTTCTCTGCGTTAACGGCAGccttctgcttcttgttttgCCTGTATTCTGCCTTAAAACACACGACTGAGTGTTCAGCAAGAGTACGGGGAAGGGGGCTGCGCAGCGGGTACTTCCCACGCGTGGGGCGGGGAAGGATCAACCCCCACGTAATGGCACACGCGCATCACCCCACCGGGAGGGATCTCCACGCCCAGCACCCTTCAACAGCGGCCGAGTCAAAACACAGCCGGCGATGAGCCCCAGTTCCACAGCTGACACAGGGAAGTCCTCCCCCTCTACACCCCCCTGGGACCCTCCCCACACCCACCACCCCACCGGGAGCAAGAAAAGGAGCTAAAAAGTGCTACGTACAGCTCCAAAGCTCACCATTGGCGACCGGCCGtaggcggcggcggcggcggcagcggcgctcATCTGCGGGGGGATGTTGTGGAGCCCCGCGTAGGCGCCGGGGCTGGTGAGCGAGCCGTTCATCTCGTGGTGCCCCATCATGGCGAAGGGAGCCGCGTAGGAGCCCGCGATGGAGATGGGCGTCCGCAGGGCCGAGGCTGCAGGAGGGTTGGGTACACGGTCAGGGGACGGAGCCCTGCTCGCCCCGGAGGAGGGGATGTAACGGCTGGACCCCCCTCTGCACCCCGTCTCTGGCACGGGGACCACTGGAGCAAGCCGGCACCCCTGCCCTCAGCTGGATTAGGTCCCCAAAAAGCCTGATCCCCCCACAAAGCTGCCGTCCCCCGCAATGGAGGGTGCGAGCTGAAGCcgtgctggggacagcagcagagagggggcacggggggagCGCAGGGGAGCGGTACCCACCCAGGGGGTCCATGCCGGTTGGCTTGCCGGGCATcggccgcagccccggggtGCTGCTCGTCCCCGGGGTCGGAGCGTCATTCCTCGGCGTCGGAGTGTTTGACTTGAGCCCGGGCGTCGACGATTTGTCGTTCTGGATGGAGAAGGGATGAAAGAATGAATGGATGAGGTTCAACCGCCGGCACCCGCAGCCCCTGCTCCACAAGCCCCCAGACCCAGTGAGCACCGGCGGGGCCCGACCCCCCCGGCAGAGCGAAGGACGTACGTGGCCCAGGTCTTTAGTCTTGGAGGAGGgagtgctgctggaggaggcgaCCGAGGCCGGGCTGTTTGGCGCGTCCCCCTTCTTCAGCCCGCGGGCTTTGTCTATGCCGTTCTCCGGGGGGGAGTGGGCTGGGCTGACCCGGGGGGTGGCGGGGTCCTGCGAGACAGCAGAAAGCATTGGCACCCCCAGCAGCGAGGGGGGCTCCCTCCGGCTCC
Coding sequences:
- the TLE3 gene encoding transducin-like enhancer protein 3 isoform X10, with amino-acid sequence MYPQGRHPAPHQPGQPGFKFTVAESCDRIKDEFQFLQAQYHSLKVEYDKLANEKTEMQRHYVMYYEMSYGLNIEMHKQTEIAKRLNTILAQIMPFLSQEHQQQVAQAVERAKQVTMTELNAIIGVRGLPNLPLTNNSVSPSESLRASEKHRSSTDYSIDSKKRKAEEKDSMSRYDSDGDKSDDLVVDVSNEDPATPRVSPAHSPPENGIDKARGLKKGDAPNSPASVASSSSTPSSKTKDLGHNDKSSTPGLKSNTPTPRNDAPTPGTSSTPGLRPMPGKPTGMDPLASALRTPISIAGSYAAPFAMMGHHEMNGSLTSPGAYAGLHNIPPQMSAAAAAAAAYGRSPMVSFGAVGFDPHPPMRAPGLPSSLASIPGGKPAYSFHVSADGQMQPVPFPHDALAGPGIPRHARQINTLSHGEVVCAVTISNPTRHVYTGGKGCVKIWDISQPGSKSPISQLDCLNRDNYIRSCKLLPDGRTLIVGGEASTLTIWDLASPTPRIKAELTSSAPACYALAISPDAKVCFSCCSDGNIAVWDLHNQTLVRQFQGHTDGASCIDISHDGTKLWTGGLDNTVRSWDLREGRQLQQHDFTSQIFSLGYCPTGEWLAVGMESSNVEVLHHTKPDKYQLHLHESCVLSLKFAYCGKWFVSTGKDNLLNAWRTPYGASIFQSKESSSVLSCDISADDKYIVTGSGDKKATVYEVIY
- the TLE3 gene encoding transducin-like enhancer protein 3 isoform X2, producing MYPQGRHPAPHQPGQPGFKFTVAESCDRIKDEFQFLQAQYHSLKVEYDKLANEKTEMQRHYVMYYEMSYGLNIEMHKQTEIAKRLNTILAQIMPFLSQEHQQQVAQAVERAKQVTMTELNAIIGQQLQAQHLSHAAHGPPVQLPPHPSGLQPPGIPPVTGSSSGLLALGALGSQAHLAVKDEKNHHDLDHRERDSSANNSVSPSESLRASEKHRSSTDYSIDSKKRKAEEKDSMSRYDSDGDKSDDLVVDVSNEDPATPRVSPAHSPPENGIDKARGLKKGDAPNSPASVASSSSTPSSKTKDLGHVRPSLCRGGRAPPVLTGSGGLWSRGCGCRRLNLIHSFFHPFSIQNDKSSTPGLKSNTPTPRNDAPTPGTSSTPGLRPMPGKPTGMDPLASALRTPISIAGSYAAPFAMMGHHEMNGSLTSPGAYAGLHNIPPQMSAAAAAAAAYGRSPMVGFDPHPPMRAPGLPSSLASIPGGKPAYSFHVSADGQMQPVPFPHDALAGPGIPRHARQINTLSHGEVVCAVTISNPTRHVYTGGKGCVKIWDISQPGSKSPISQLDCLNRDNYIRSCKLLPDGRTLIVGGEASTLTIWDLASPTPRIKAELTSSAPACYALAISPDAKVCFSCCSDGNIAVWDLHNQTLVRQFQGHTDGASCIDISHDGTKLWTGGLDNTVRSWDLREGRQLQQHDFTSQIFSLGYCPTGEWLAVGMESSNVEVLHHTKPDKYQLHLHESCVLSLKFAYCGKWFVSTGKDNLLNAWRTPYGASIFQSKESSSVLSCDISADDKYIVTGSGDKKATVYEVIY
- the TLE3 gene encoding transducin-like enhancer protein 3 isoform X4; translation: MYPQGRHPAPHQPGQPGFKFTVAESCDRIKDEFQFLQAQYHSLKVEYDKLANEKTEMQRHYVMYYEMSYGLNIEMHKQTEIAKRLNTILAQIMPFLSQEHQQQVAQAVERAKQVTMTELNAIIGVRGLPNLPLTQQLQAQHLSHAAHGPPVQLPPHPSGLQPPGIPPVTGSSSGLLALGALGSQAHLAVKDEKNHHDLDHRERDSSANNSVSPSESLRASEKHRSSTDYSIDSKKRKAEEKDSMSRYDSDGDKSDDLVVDVSNEDPATPRVSPAHSPPENGIDKARGLKKGDAPNSPASVASSSSTPSSKTKDLGHNDKSSTPGLKSNTPTPRNDAPTPGTSSTPGLRPMPGKPTGMDPLASALRTPISIAGSYAAPFAMMGHHEMNGSLTSPGAYAGLHNIPPQMSAAAAAAAAYGRSPMVSFGAVGFDPHPPMRAPGLPSSLASIPGGKPAYSFHVSADGQMQPVPFPHDALAGPGIPRHARQINTLSHGEVVCAVTISNPTRHVYTGGKGCVKIWDISQPGSKSPISQLDCLNRDNYIRSCKLLPDGRTLIVGGEASTLTIWDLASPTPRIKAELTSSAPACYALAISPDAKVCFSCCSDGNIAVWDLHNQTLVRQFQGHTDGASCIDISHDGTKLWTGGLDNTVRSWDLREGRQLQQHDFTSQIFSLGYCPTGEWLAVGMESSNVEVLHHTKPDKYQLHLHESCVLSLKFAYCGKWFVSTGKDNLLNAWRTPYGASIFQSKESSSVLSCDISADDKYIVTGSGDKKATVYEVIY
- the TLE3 gene encoding transducin-like enhancer protein 3 isoform X5 yields the protein MYPQGRHPAPHQPGQPGFKFTVAESCDRIKDEFQFLQAQYHSLKVEYDKLANEKTEMQRHYVMYYEMSYGLNIEMHKQTEIAKRLNTILAQIMPFLSQEHQQQVAQAVERAKQVTMTELNAIIGVRGLPNLPLTQQQLQAQHLSHAAHGPPVQLPPHPSGLQPPGIPPVTGSSSGLLALGALGSQAHLAVKDEKNHHDLDHRERDSSANNSVSPSESLRASEKHRSSTDYSIDSKKRKAEEKDSMSRYDSDGDKSDDLVVDVSNEDPATPRVSPAHSPPENGIDKARGLKKGDAPNSPASVASSSSTPSSKTKDLGHNDKSSTPGLKSNTPTPRNDAPTPGTSSTPGLRPMPGKPTGMDPLASALRTPISIAGSYAAPFAMMGHHEMNGSLTSPGAYAGLHNIPPQMSAAAAAAAAYGRSPMVGFDPHPPMRAPGLPSSLASIPGGKPAYSFHVSADGQMQPVPFPHDALAGPGIPRHARQINTLSHGEVVCAVTISNPTRHVYTGGKGCVKIWDISQPGSKSPISQLDCLNRDNYIRSCKLLPDGRTLIVGGEASTLTIWDLASPTPRIKAELTSSAPACYALAISPDAKVCFSCCSDGNIAVWDLHNQTLVRQFQGHTDGASCIDISHDGTKLWTGGLDNTVRSWDLREGRQLQQHDFTSQIFSLGYCPTGEWLAVGMESSNVEVLHHTKPDKYQLHLHESCVLSLKFAYCGKWFVSTGKDNLLNAWRTPYGASIFQSKESSSVLSCDISADDKYIVTGSGDKKATVYEVIY